The Edaphobacter sp. 12200R-103 genome contains a region encoding:
- a CDS encoding thiamine pyrophosphate-dependent enzyme, which translates to MARQSASGVAEKKKAAGAVSGTTLTREQLVEFYRLMYLSRRTDDREIVLKRQQKIFFQISCAGHEALLVAAGMAMRPGYDWFFPYYRDRAICLALGDTVEDQLLQSVGAASDPASGGRQMPSHWSSPKLHIVSPSSSTATQCLHAVGCAEAGRYFARYPEAAAKHDGDYRQFKDVIFHGDEVTYVGIGEGATSQGEFWEALNTASNGKLPVLFVVEDNGYAISTPVEANTPGGNISHLIANFPNFHFSEVDGTDPIASYNAMVEAVAYCRAGKGPSLVHGHVIRPYSHSLSDDERLYRTVAELEADALRDPISRMQLWLLREGILDEDGINRLESQVDEEVQRAADKAVTAALPTPDTILRHVYSEHLTPLDPSFDRQPENTPDQSERTMADLINVCLKDEMRRDPRIVVFGEDVADATRDEALRAGKIKGKGGVFKLTSGLQFEFGNDRVWNSPLAEANIVGRAIGMAVRGLKPVVEIQFFDYIWPAMHQMRNELSVLRWRSNDGFSCPLVIRVPIGGYLTGGSIYHSQSGESIFTHTPGVRIVMPSNALDALGLLRTAIRCDDPVLFLEHKRLYRETFGRGIYPGPEYSIPFGKASIVRPGKHVTVVTYGAVVPRALQAAQKIQRDKGIEVELIDLRSLSPYDWETIAESVRKTNRVIVAHEDMMSWGYGAEIAARIADELFHDLDAPVRRVASMDTFVAYQPLLEDVILPQAQDIYNAVADIAAF; encoded by the coding sequence ATGGCTCGTCAGTCTGCAAGTGGAGTAGCGGAAAAGAAGAAAGCGGCCGGAGCGGTCAGCGGAACTACGCTGACGCGCGAACAGCTGGTTGAGTTCTACCGGCTGATGTATCTCTCCCGGCGAACCGACGATCGCGAGATCGTCCTCAAACGCCAGCAGAAGATCTTCTTCCAGATATCCTGTGCAGGTCATGAAGCGCTCTTGGTCGCCGCCGGAATGGCCATGCGTCCAGGGTACGACTGGTTCTTTCCCTACTATCGCGATCGCGCTATCTGCCTCGCACTCGGCGATACGGTTGAAGATCAACTCCTGCAGTCCGTAGGCGCTGCCAGCGATCCGGCCAGCGGCGGGCGCCAGATGCCGTCGCACTGGTCCAGCCCCAAGCTTCATATCGTCAGTCCGTCTTCATCGACTGCCACCCAGTGCCTCCATGCCGTCGGCTGCGCAGAAGCAGGACGCTACTTTGCTAGATACCCCGAAGCCGCGGCGAAGCACGATGGAGATTATCGCCAGTTCAAGGATGTGATCTTCCATGGCGACGAGGTGACCTACGTCGGCATCGGAGAGGGTGCGACCAGCCAGGGCGAGTTCTGGGAGGCGCTGAATACAGCCAGCAACGGTAAGCTTCCCGTCCTCTTCGTCGTCGAAGATAACGGCTACGCCATCTCAACCCCGGTCGAAGCGAACACGCCTGGCGGCAATATCTCGCACCTCATCGCAAACTTCCCGAACTTCCACTTCTCCGAGGTGGACGGCACCGATCCCATCGCCAGCTACAACGCCATGGTTGAGGCAGTCGCCTACTGCCGTGCAGGCAAAGGCCCCTCACTCGTCCACGGGCACGTCATTCGCCCATATTCGCATTCGCTCAGCGATGATGAGCGCCTCTATCGCACGGTGGCGGAGCTTGAGGCCGATGCGCTGAGGGATCCCATCTCCAGAATGCAACTATGGCTGCTGCGCGAAGGCATTTTGGACGAGGATGGCATCAATCGACTGGAGAGCCAGGTGGATGAGGAGGTGCAGCGCGCAGCCGACAAGGCCGTCACAGCCGCGCTTCCCACCCCTGATACGATCCTGCGCCACGTCTACTCCGAGCACCTGACTCCCCTGGACCCGAGCTTCGATCGGCAGCCCGAGAACACGCCGGATCAGAGCGAGCGCACCATGGCTGACTTGATCAACGTCTGCCTGAAGGACGAGATGCGCCGCGATCCACGCATCGTCGTCTTTGGTGAAGACGTAGCGGATGCAACGCGCGACGAGGCGCTCCGGGCAGGGAAGATCAAGGGCAAAGGGGGAGTCTTCAAGCTCACCTCCGGCCTGCAGTTCGAATTTGGAAACGATCGCGTCTGGAACTCGCCTCTTGCGGAAGCGAACATCGTGGGACGGGCTATCGGAATGGCCGTACGTGGCCTGAAGCCTGTCGTTGAGATTCAGTTCTTCGACTATATTTGGCCGGCGATGCACCAGATGCGGAACGAACTCTCCGTCCTGCGCTGGCGCTCCAATGACGGATTCAGCTGCCCACTGGTAATTCGCGTTCCGATCGGGGGCTATCTGACTGGAGGCTCAATCTACCACTCGCAGTCCGGCGAAAGCATCTTTACCCACACCCCCGGCGTCCGCATCGTCATGCCATCAAACGCACTCGACGCCCTCGGGCTGCTGCGCACGGCTATCCGGTGCGACGACCCTGTGCTCTTCCTTGAGCATAAGCGGCTGTACCGCGAAACCTTCGGCAGAGGCATCTACCCTGGCCCGGAGTACTCCATTCCGTTTGGCAAAGCGAGCATTGTTCGTCCTGGCAAACACGTCACCGTTGTCACCTATGGCGCCGTAGTTCCGCGAGCCCTGCAGGCTGCCCAGAAGATTCAAAGAGACAAAGGAATTGAGGTCGAGTTGATCGACCTGCGAAGCCTCTCTCCTTACGACTGGGAGACCATTGCGGAAAGCGTCCGCAAGACCAACCGCGTCATCGTGGCCCACGAGGACATGATGAGCTGGGGATACGGAGCCGAGATCGCAGCCCGCATCGCCGATGAGCTCTTCCACGACCTGGATGCCCCCGTCCGCCGTGTCGCGTCCATGGACACCTTCGTCGCTTATCAGCCTCTCCTGGAAGACGTCATCCTGCCGCAGGCTCAGGATATCTACAACGCTGTTGCTGATATTGCAGCCTTTTAG
- a CDS encoding sugar phosphate isomerase/epimerase: MISRRKFIGRASAAAAYAAFQTRVSFATPLNLPLGIQLYSVREQLAKDYDPTLAEVAKAGYTEVEAAGFYGKSAAEVKQSMQKAKLHCVSSHHPFGDLRKKFDEILAFNKELGTKYIICSSPGPKDPTPGANGRPKPMTIEDWRWISGQFNEFGAKTKAAGITFGYHNHIHEFDHLDGGIPYMELLKLTDPAKVTLELDCGWATVAGVKPVDLMREHPHRFSMLHVKDFKLGGGGPESDKVTELGKGDIDYRPIFAQAAKTQSLKHIFVEQEAFDVPWKESIKIDADYLKALKV; encoded by the coding sequence ATGATCTCCAGACGAAAGTTTATCGGCCGCGCGTCTGCGGCAGCAGCATACGCAGCCTTTCAAACCAGAGTGTCCTTTGCGACACCACTGAATCTGCCGCTCGGGATTCAGCTTTATTCAGTACGGGAGCAGCTTGCGAAGGACTATGATCCGACACTGGCCGAGGTAGCCAAGGCAGGTTATACCGAAGTGGAGGCCGCCGGCTTTTATGGAAAGAGCGCGGCAGAGGTAAAGCAGTCGATGCAGAAGGCGAAGCTGCACTGCGTCAGCTCACATCATCCCTTTGGCGATCTCCGCAAGAAGTTTGACGAGATTCTTGCCTTCAACAAGGAATTGGGTACAAAGTACATCATCTGCTCGAGCCCGGGGCCGAAGGATCCGACTCCGGGAGCAAACGGCAGGCCGAAGCCGATGACCATCGAAGACTGGCGCTGGATTTCAGGCCAGTTCAATGAGTTTGGCGCGAAGACCAAAGCTGCGGGAATCACTTTCGGTTACCACAATCACATCCACGAGTTCGATCACCTGGACGGCGGCATCCCATACATGGAGCTGCTGAAACTGACCGATCCAGCAAAGGTAACGCTGGAACTGGATTGTGGCTGGGCCACAGTGGCTGGTGTGAAGCCGGTAGACCTGATGCGTGAGCATCCTCATCGCTTCTCGATGCTGCATGTGAAGGACTTCAAACTGGGCGGCGGCGGACCCGAGAGCGACAAGGTGACCGAACTAGGTAAGGGCGATATCGATTACCGGCCGATCTTCGCTCAGGCGGCTAAGACCCAAAGCCTGAAACACATCTTCGTAGAACAGGAAGCGTTCGATGTGCCGTGGAAGGAATCGATCAAGATCGACGCCGATTATCTGAAGGCTCTGAAGGTATAG
- a CDS encoding alpha/beta hydrolase produces MHRPSRRPSSRTQPPEVVDGRWLLKAVAIVVVSALLCTYVTLCLLFYVGQWQLVLHPVRTTTPAPEGLVRFSSEATGQPRLAGEWLPATSSNRYNQLTVLFLPGGDSTTAAFSATQTSLREIGVNVFTFDYRGYGRSGDGHPTEKRMRQDSREAWAYLTTTRHIPANRIIPYGVGVGASLAASLAGEHGEIPAIILESPYTDLRDVIGRDSRFRFLPFSLLFHEDFPLRDTLSKLQRPKLLLFREGAEEPEAFRVATAPKSILTLKTSSGESFSDGVSRFLKEALPVSSVTPASK; encoded by the coding sequence ATGCATCGTCCGTCCCGAAGACCTTCGTCAAGAACCCAGCCGCCTGAAGTGGTTGATGGACGCTGGCTCCTGAAAGCAGTCGCAATCGTCGTTGTCAGCGCCCTGTTGTGCACCTATGTGACACTTTGTCTGCTGTTCTACGTGGGACAGTGGCAGCTGGTGCTTCATCCGGTTCGCACGACCACCCCTGCGCCGGAGGGACTGGTCCGGTTTTCCTCTGAAGCCACGGGGCAGCCGCGACTGGCCGGCGAGTGGCTCCCGGCTACTTCCTCCAATCGCTACAACCAGCTTACGGTCCTCTTCCTTCCGGGAGGCGACAGTACTACGGCGGCTTTCTCTGCAACTCAGACTTCTCTCAGGGAAATTGGGGTCAACGTCTTTACCTTCGACTATCGTGGCTATGGCAGAAGCGGGGATGGACATCCCACTGAGAAGAGAATGCGGCAGGACTCCCGGGAAGCCTGGGCATATCTCACCACCACGCGGCACATCCCGGCGAACAGGATTATTCCATACGGAGTTGGAGTCGGAGCTTCGCTGGCGGCGAGCCTCGCGGGGGAGCATGGAGAAATTCCAGCGATCATCCTGGAATCCCCTTATACGGATCTGCGCGATGTCATCGGAAGAGACTCCCGATTCCGATTTCTCCCTTTCAGCCTGCTGTTTCATGAGGACTTTCCACTACGCGATACCTTGTCGAAGCTGCAGCGTCCCAAGTTACTGCTCTTCCGCGAGGGCGCAGAGGAGCCGGAGGCATTCCGGGTGGCTACCGCGCCCAAGTCGATACTGACGTTGAAGACGAGTTCCGGAGAGTCCTTCTCCGATGGAGTCTCCCGATTTCTCAAGGAGGCTTTGCCGGTATCTTCCGTGACACCGGCGTCGAAATGA
- a CDS encoding S8 family serine peptidase: MRSFLLSGLLLTALCLGSPASAQSGATERSADIVPGRYLLVYRNGVIPQDANAHIQAAGGHVIERHSRFGISTVEVPNRTISPRAAERPDSETGDAAVIASLKAQPGVAYVLHDRLVKGHGLRIRAIPDPVFSVSVGAGAFDTYYNSPQGWAVRQVGGYGGDIPGGPAHGPWNVTRGKGVRIAILDSGVDASHPDLAPNLALNLSEVNPAEMPSVCDDGTPQDQDGHGTWTASLAGAALGPGTGKMVGVAPSATILNIKVLERMPAATGADDMARCNAGEATGLMSWVIQGIDDAITNKADIISMSLGTIVDLSTGDGAGLKAVFDQVTAAAARAGIVLVAAAGNSATNLSDPQYIELPAQAQNVLAVVASTNPDCRENVVPGSACVSGPVSLAYYSNYGAPLNAVAAPGGSYPSGGDMVVSGWVRGACSSGIPGTVSGLPSTSGHSFGCFDVGHAEYVQAIGTSASAPLVAGAAALLRAAHPDWDAATTINYLRTVALPADSSLQFPQVTVGQAFSVP, translated from the coding sequence ATGCGGTCTTTTCTTCTTTCGGGCCTTCTGCTGACTGCTTTGTGTCTCGGATCTCCGGCCTCTGCGCAAAGCGGCGCGACAGAGAGATCAGCGGACATTGTTCCTGGTCGCTACCTGCTGGTGTACCGCAACGGCGTTATTCCTCAGGATGCGAATGCGCATATCCAGGCGGCCGGCGGACATGTCATCGAGCGGCACTCCAGATTCGGAATCAGTACCGTCGAGGTACCGAATCGCACGATAAGTCCCCGGGCGGCAGAGAGGCCCGACTCAGAGACCGGTGATGCGGCTGTCATTGCAAGCCTGAAGGCGCAACCCGGTGTGGCGTATGTTCTGCATGACCGCCTGGTAAAGGGGCACGGTCTACGAATCCGGGCGATACCTGATCCGGTTTTCTCAGTCTCCGTGGGCGCGGGTGCCTTCGACACTTACTACAACTCTCCGCAGGGCTGGGCGGTACGCCAGGTTGGGGGGTACGGAGGCGATATTCCCGGAGGCCCAGCGCACGGTCCCTGGAATGTGACACGAGGCAAAGGGGTGCGAATCGCGATACTGGATAGCGGAGTCGATGCCAGCCATCCGGATTTGGCGCCCAATCTCGCGCTGAATTTGTCAGAGGTCAATCCTGCGGAGATGCCGAGTGTATGTGACGACGGTACACCGCAGGACCAGGATGGGCATGGAACGTGGACAGCTTCGCTGGCGGGGGCGGCTCTCGGTCCCGGCACCGGGAAGATGGTCGGGGTGGCTCCGTCAGCAACGATTCTGAATATCAAGGTCCTGGAGAGAATGCCAGCTGCCACGGGCGCAGATGACATGGCGCGATGCAATGCAGGCGAGGCGACAGGGCTGATGAGCTGGGTGATTCAGGGGATCGACGATGCGATTACGAACAAAGCGGACATCATTTCGATGTCCCTGGGAACCATCGTCGATCTGTCCACAGGTGACGGGGCGGGACTCAAGGCCGTCTTCGATCAGGTGACAGCTGCGGCCGCTCGGGCCGGAATCGTGCTGGTAGCGGCGGCAGGGAACAGCGCCACAAATCTCTCCGATCCGCAATATATAGAGCTTCCAGCGCAGGCACAGAACGTGTTGGCTGTAGTGGCCTCGACCAATCCGGACTGCCGGGAGAATGTGGTGCCAGGATCGGCCTGCGTCTCCGGTCCGGTCTCACTGGCGTACTACAGCAACTATGGCGCTCCGCTGAATGCGGTGGCGGCGCCCGGCGGCAGCTATCCTTCTGGAGGAGATATGGTTGTCAGCGGCTGGGTTCGCGGCGCCTGCAGCTCCGGAATTCCAGGGACCGTCTCCGGTCTGCCGTCCACTTCCGGACACAGTTTTGGCTGCTTCGATGTGGGGCATGCGGAGTATGTTCAGGCGATCGGAACCAGCGCCTCCGCTCCTCTGGTCGCCGGAGCAGCGGCGCTACTTCGAGCGGCACATCCAGACTGGGACGCGGCGACGACGATCAACTATCTTCGAACCGTGGCGCTTCCGGCAGATTCTTCGCTCCAGTTTCCCCAGGTCACGGTAGGCCAGGCGTTCTCCGTTCCATAA
- a CDS encoding sodium-translocating pyrophosphatase: protein MVVVSLLAVALHTQIPVTPVTGVEPDGRIWLWIALGVGTLALLAAIALARTVIAADTGTADMQVISNAIREGAEAFLRRQYRTIGAIAVILAIVLFIGYHMSDRMAPYAVKTVVSFLVGAICSALAGYTGMYCSIRANIRTASAARSSLNKALQMALRGGAVTGLVVVALSLLGIGVLFLAFGGLDNPRAVPYQLVGFGFGASLVALFAQLGGGIYTKAADVGADLVGKVEAGIPEDDPRNPAVIADLVGDNVGDCAGRGADIFESTAAENVGAMVLGAALYPVFGIKGILFPLIVHAINLIASIVGVFVVKSGEQEDPMHALNRGFYVTSGLALLGFAGAVYAMLNGPGVQPIWFLGCGVLGLATAFLFVWITEYYTESVYRPVKSIAQASLTGPATNIISGLAVGMETPALPVIVISAALLLSYYFGVRGLEGIGGISEYEKGIYGTAIATMGMLSCAAYILAMDTFGPITDNAGGIIEMSHQPHEIRERTDKLDSAGNTTKALTKGYAIGSASLAAFLLFSAYLEEIKAIVTDKVMAAGGYMPSGWSFTNINLAQIPVFVGALLGAMLTYLFSSMAIKAVGRSAQMVVQDVRAQFKENPGIMEGTAKPDYGRCVHIVTGAALREMVVPGLLAVGLPVAVGLIFRHFSSSYHADTMAYAPGSILPVPAIAGHPVNLAGAEAVAGLLMVGTIAGVLLAMLMNNGGGAWDNAKKFIETGQYGGKKSEAHKAAVVGDTVGDPFKDTAGPSLHVLIKLLATITLVLAPLFV from the coding sequence ATGGTGGTTGTGAGCCTTTTGGCTGTGGCGTTGCACACGCAGATTCCTGTAACGCCTGTGACGGGAGTGGAACCGGATGGACGAATCTGGCTGTGGATTGCGCTCGGGGTAGGGACGCTGGCATTGCTTGCCGCCATCGCTCTGGCGCGGACCGTAATTGCCGCCGATACGGGAACGGCGGACATGCAGGTGATCTCAAACGCGATCCGGGAGGGAGCAGAGGCGTTTCTTCGTCGGCAGTACCGCACCATCGGCGCGATTGCGGTCATCCTCGCCATCGTGCTCTTTATCGGCTATCACATGTCGGACCGCATGGCCCCTTACGCGGTAAAGACCGTCGTGAGCTTCCTGGTGGGCGCTATCTGCTCGGCTCTGGCGGGATACACCGGCATGTACTGCTCCATCCGCGCCAACATCCGCACGGCTTCGGCGGCCCGTTCCAGCCTGAACAAGGCACTGCAGATGGCCCTGCGGGGCGGGGCGGTTACCGGCCTGGTCGTCGTGGCGCTCTCCCTGCTGGGGATCGGGGTCCTTTTTCTAGCATTCGGTGGCCTCGATAATCCCCGGGCTGTACCCTACCAGCTTGTGGGCTTCGGCTTCGGAGCATCGCTCGTCGCCCTCTTCGCCCAGCTTGGAGGCGGCATCTATACCAAAGCTGCTGACGTTGGCGCTGACCTGGTCGGAAAGGTCGAGGCTGGAATCCCCGAGGACGATCCCCGGAATCCTGCAGTCATCGCCGATCTGGTCGGAGACAATGTGGGCGACTGCGCGGGTCGCGGTGCCGACATTTTTGAATCAACAGCCGCCGAAAACGTCGGCGCCATGGTCCTGGGGGCGGCACTCTATCCCGTCTTCGGCATCAAGGGCATCCTGTTTCCGCTCATTGTGCACGCCATCAACCTGATCGCCAGCATCGTCGGCGTCTTCGTCGTCAAGTCCGGCGAACAGGAAGATCCCATGCACGCCCTCAATCGCGGATTCTATGTCACCTCCGGACTGGCGCTGCTCGGTTTTGCCGGAGCGGTCTACGCCATGCTGAATGGACCAGGTGTACAGCCCATCTGGTTCCTCGGCTGCGGAGTCCTCGGACTGGCCACTGCGTTTCTGTTCGTCTGGATCACCGAGTATTACACCGAGTCGGTCTATCGCCCCGTAAAGTCGATCGCGCAGGCCTCACTCACCGGGCCTGCGACCAACATTATCAGCGGTCTCGCCGTCGGGATGGAGACCCCGGCACTTCCTGTCATCGTCATCTCAGCGGCACTTCTGCTGAGCTACTACTTCGGCGTCCGAGGCCTCGAAGGAATCGGCGGCATCAGCGAGTACGAGAAGGGAATCTATGGCACGGCCATCGCCACCATGGGTATGCTAAGCTGCGCCGCCTATATCCTGGCCATGGATACCTTCGGCCCCATCACGGATAACGCTGGCGGCATCATCGAGATGTCGCATCAGCCGCACGAGATTCGCGAGCGCACCGACAAGCTCGACTCTGCCGGCAATACCACCAAGGCGCTTACCAAGGGCTACGCGATCGGGTCTGCATCGCTGGCGGCCTTCCTTCTCTTTTCGGCCTATCTCGAGGAGATCAAGGCGATCGTCACTGACAAGGTGATGGCGGCGGGGGGATACATGCCCTCCGGCTGGAGCTTCACCAACATCAATCTTGCCCAGATTCCTGTCTTCGTCGGCGCTCTGCTCGGAGCGATGCTGACCTATCTCTTCAGCTCAATGGCCATCAAGGCGGTAGGTAGGTCGGCCCAGATGGTCGTGCAGGACGTGCGAGCCCAATTCAAGGAGAACCCTGGCATCATGGAGGGGACAGCGAAGCCGGACTATGGACGTTGCGTCCATATCGTCACCGGCGCGGCACTGCGCGAGATGGTTGTGCCAGGCCTGCTGGCCGTCGGTCTTCCGGTGGCAGTCGGTCTGATCTTCCGCCATTTCAGCTCCAGTTATCATGCCGATACCATGGCCTACGCTCCGGGTTCGATTCTTCCCGTACCAGCCATCGCCGGACACCCGGTCAATCTTGCGGGAGCCGAGGCCGTCGCCGGTCTGTTAATGGTTGGAACCATCGCCGGTGTTCTGCTGGCGATGCTGATGAACAACGGAGGCGGAGCTTGGGACAACGCCAAGAAGTTTATCGAGACCGGTCAGTACGGCGGCAAGAAGAGCGAAGCCCACAAGGCTGCGGTTGTCGGCGATACTGTCGGCGATCCATTCAAGGATACGGCGGGGCCGAGCCTTCACGTGCTCATCAAACTGCTTGCCACCATCACGCTCGTGCTGGCTCCCTTGTTTGTGTAG
- a CDS encoding DoxX family protein: protein MSKTLDNLQPWGAFFLRLILGAAMLFHGYSKVFPAGGFHGGNTFAAMERHSRFVASLGLPYWMGVVSALTEFVGGALILTGLFTRFAAMMISINMLVAVVMVTRHHGYAGSEYSLALMGIALMLAFYGSGVYSLDRKIGFA, encoded by the coding sequence ATGTCTAAGACATTGGATAACTTACAGCCCTGGGGCGCCTTTTTTCTGCGACTTATCCTGGGCGCCGCAATGCTCTTTCACGGCTATAGCAAGGTATTTCCCGCAGGCGGCTTCCATGGCGGAAACACCTTTGCGGCCATGGAACGACACAGCCGGTTCGTCGCATCGCTTGGTCTTCCATATTGGATGGGTGTTGTCTCGGCACTGACGGAGTTCGTAGGCGGTGCTCTTATCCTGACGGGGTTGTTTACCCGGTTTGCAGCCATGATGATCAGCATCAACATGCTGGTCGCTGTCGTGATGGTGACCCGCCATCATGGTTATGCTGGATCGGAGTACTCCCTGGCCCTGATGGGAATTGCCCTGATGCTCGCCTTTTATGGCTCGGGAGTCTATTCCCTGGACCGCAAGATCGGTTTTGCCTGA
- a CDS encoding Rieske 2Fe-2S domain-containing protein, with protein MAKWVKLCSLAEAPAPGNVIEAEVEGIAVCLANVGGDLFALDNWCPHRRGPLGQGWIERDCVVCPWHSWTFHVKTGEAEFPPNERVDVIPLRVEGDDVLIDIE; from the coding sequence GTGGCGAAGTGGGTTAAGTTATGCAGCCTGGCCGAAGCTCCGGCGCCGGGAAACGTAATAGAGGCTGAAGTGGAAGGCATCGCCGTATGTCTCGCGAACGTCGGCGGAGATCTCTTCGCGCTCGACAACTGGTGCCCGCATCGCCGTGGTCCGCTGGGGCAGGGATGGATCGAGAGAGATTGCGTCGTCTGCCCCTGGCACTCCTGGACCTTTCATGTGAAGACCGGAGAGGCTGAGTTCCCCCCGAACGAGCGTGTCGATGTGATTCCTCTGAGAGTGGAAGGCGATGACGTCCTGATCGATATCGAATAG
- a CDS encoding mechanosensitive ion channel family protein has product MQGIPQEERLSYVFTHDWHHYIIVFVRDKAPKLIAILIIVFVLLRVLKFFVTRLQKRADQQVANFHRAAQLRTMASILRATSLGVIGFLAFLQVLTIFNIPYEPLLASAGILGVGIGLGAQSIFKDMLNGIFILLEDQYNVGEVITIAGLKGTVEELSLRSTRLRDGDGTLYVIPNSQIATVANQSRDFSVAQLSVSVDASANPDGVMKILKDLAEAVRNDSAFRDIVISDPDVLGVNEIRGREVIYPINIRVRANQRDGVLRELRRRIILAFEKEGIPLGISSNMLIMQKSDPTAPPAASTVAS; this is encoded by the coding sequence ATGCAAGGTATCCCTCAAGAAGAACGTCTTTCTTATGTCTTTACTCATGACTGGCATCACTACATCATTGTTTTCGTTCGGGATAAAGCTCCGAAGCTGATCGCCATCCTGATCATTGTCTTTGTTCTGTTGAGGGTCCTGAAGTTTTTTGTAACCCGACTCCAGAAGCGCGCGGACCAGCAGGTCGCAAACTTCCACAGGGCTGCCCAACTGCGCACCATGGCTTCTATTCTCCGCGCGACCTCTCTGGGCGTGATCGGCTTCCTCGCCTTTCTGCAGGTGCTTACGATCTTCAACATTCCCTATGAGCCCCTGCTGGCCTCTGCAGGCATTCTTGGGGTGGGCATCGGCCTCGGTGCGCAGTCCATCTTCAAGGACATGCTGAATGGGATCTTTATTCTTCTGGAAGACCAGTACAACGTCGGAGAGGTCATCACCATTGCGGGCCTGAAAGGCACCGTGGAAGAGCTCTCACTGCGCAGCACGCGCCTGCGCGACGGCGATGGAACGCTGTACGTGATTCCGAACAGTCAGATCGCAACGGTCGCGAATCAATCGCGCGACTTCTCTGTCGCCCAGCTTTCGGTCTCTGTGGATGCCAGTGCAAATCCAGATGGCGTGATGAAGATTTTGAAGGACCTCGCAGAAGCTGTGAGGAACGATTCCGCCTTTCGTGACATCGTGATCTCAGACCCCGATGTCCTCGGCGTCAATGAGATTCGTGGGCGCGAGGTGATCTACCCGATTAATATTCGCGTCCGCGCGAATCAGCGCGATGGTGTGCTGAGGGAGCTGCGGCGCAGAATCATTCTCGCCTTCGAGAAGGAAGGTATACCTCTTGGAATCTCGTCAAATATGCTCATCATGCAGAAATCCGATCCGACAGCGCCTCCGGCTGCTTCTACCGTGGCGAGCTGA